One Cervus canadensis isolate Bull #8, Minnesota chromosome 1, ASM1932006v1, whole genome shotgun sequence genomic window carries:
- the C1QL1 gene encoding C1q-related factor, translating into MLLVLVVLIPVLVSSGGPDGHYEMLGTCRMVCDPYPARGPGAGARPDGGDALSEQSGAPPPSTLVQGPQGKPGRTGKPGPPGPPGDPGPPGPVGPPGEKGEPGKTGPPGLPGAGGSGAISTATYTTVPRVAFYAGLKNPHEGYEVLKFDDVVTNLGNNYDATSGKFTCNIPGTYFFTYHVLMRGGDGTSMWADLCKNGQVRASAIAQDADQNYDYASNSVILHLDAGDEVFIKLDGGKAHGGNSNKYSTFSGFIIYSD; encoded by the exons ATGCTGCTGGTGCTGGTGGTGCTCATCCCCGTGCTGGTGAGCTCGGGAGGCCCGGATGGCCACTATGAGATGCTGGGCACCTGCCGCATGGTGTGCGACCCCTACCCCGCGCGGGGCCCCGGCGCCGGCGCGCGGCCCGACGGCGGCGACGCCCTGAGCGAGCAGAGCGGCGCGCCCCCGCCCTCCACGCTGGTGCAGGGCCCCCAGGGGAAGCCGGGACGCACAGGCAAGCCAGGCCCTCCTGGGCCCCCCGGGGACCCAGGTCCTCCGGGTCCTGTGGGGCCACCCGGGGAGAAGGGTGAGCCGGGCAAGACCGGACCTCCCGGGCTGCCGGGCGCGGGGGGCAGCGGCGCCATCAGCACGGCCACCTACACCACGGTGCCGCGCGTGGCCTTCTACGCCGGCCTCAAGAACCCTCACGAGGGTTACGAGGTGCTCAAGTTCGACGACGTGGTCACCAACCTCGGCAACAACTACGATGCGACCAGTGGCAAGTTTACGTGCAATATTCCCGGCACCTACTTTTTCACCTACCACGTCCTCATGCGCGGCGGCGATGGCACCAGTATGTGGGCGGACCTCTGCAAGAACGGCCAG GTGCGGGCCAGCGCCATCGCCCAGGACGCAGATCAGAACTACGACTACGCCAGCAACAGCGTGATCCTGCACTTGGACGCGGGGGACGAGGTCTTCATCAAACTGGATGGGGGCAAAGCGCACGGCGGCAACAGCAACAAGTACAGCACCTTCTCCGGCTTCATCATCTACTCCGATTGA